One Candidatus Zixiibacteriota bacterium genomic window carries:
- the rpmC gene encoding 50S ribosomal protein L29, producing the protein MTRDEIVQKQGDLLDEQFNLRMRKSLKALDNPLRIRFVRRELARIRTVLAEDEMGIRKLAESATSILTESGANEKKDK; encoded by the coding sequence ATGACCCGCGACGAAATAGTACAGAAACAGGGCGACCTGCTCGACGAGCAGTTTAACTTGCGAATGCGCAAGTCCCTTAAGGCTCTTGACAACCCCCTCCGGATCCGCTTTGTAAGGCGAGAACTGGCAAGAATAAGAACTGTCCTCGCTGAGGATGAGATGGGTATCCGGAAGCTGGCCGAAAGTGCTACGAGTATTTTGACCGAGTCCGGTGCAAACGAAAAAAAGGATAAGTAG
- the rplP gene encoding 50S ribosomal protein L16, protein MLMPKKVKYRKQQRGRMRGKAKGGSAVNFGEFGLKALEPCWMTNRQIEAARIAMTRSIKRGGKVWIRVFPDKPVTKKPAETRMGKGKGSPEYWVAVVKPGRILFEIEGVSELMAREAMRLAANKLPLKTKFVTRAETEGV, encoded by the coding sequence ATGTTAATGCCCAAGAAAGTCAAGTATCGCAAGCAGCAGCGCGGCCGTATGAGGGGTAAAGCCAAGGGTGGATCAGCTGTAAATTTTGGTGAATTCGGACTTAAGGCACTTGAGCCATGTTGGATGACCAATCGGCAGATCGAAGCGGCTCGTATTGCTATGACGCGGTCTATTAAGCGCGGCGGAAAAGTATGGATACGGGTATTCCCAGACAAACCGGTGACGAAAAAGCCTGCTGAGACTCGCATGGGAAAAGGAAAAGGCTCCCCAGAGTATTGGGTGGCAGTGGTCAAGCCCGGCCGCATCCTCTTTGAGATCGAAGGTGTTTCCGAGTTGATGGCGCGCGAGGCGATGCGGCTGGCAGCCAATAAGCTGCCGCTGAAGACCAAGTTCGTCACACGGGCTGAGACGGAAGGAGTTTAA